A stretch of Sulfurimonas autotrophica DSM 16294 DNA encodes these proteins:
- the hisG gene encoding ATP phosphoribosyltransferase has product MLTVALPKGRIAKETLEIFETIFGEGFKFDDRKLILETPKFRFLLVRNQDVATYVYHQAADIGVVGLDTLEEQGLDVVRLLDLRRGVCKVAIGMRKGEKLDLTKPELKVASKMVNITKRYFEERAVSVEIIKLYGSIELAPLIGLADMIVDIVETGTTMKQNGLEVVQDIMTSSTYLIANKNSYISKKDEVLDIYEKINEVIKAEND; this is encoded by the coding sequence ATGTTAACAGTTGCATTGCCAAAAGGTCGTATTGCCAAAGAGACTTTAGAAATTTTTGAAACTATTTTTGGTGAGGGTTTTAAATTTGATGACAGAAAATTAATACTAGAGACTCCAAAGTTTCGTTTTTTACTGGTTCGTAATCAGGATGTTGCAACCTATGTGTATCATCAAGCAGCCGATATCGGTGTAGTAGGGCTTGACACGTTAGAAGAGCAGGGGCTTGACGTAGTGCGTCTGCTTGATTTGCGTCGCGGAGTCTGTAAAGTTGCCATAGGAATGCGAAAAGGCGAAAAGCTTGACCTTACAAAACCTGAACTCAAAGTAGCATCAAAAATGGTCAACATTACAAAGCGTTACTTTGAAGAGAGAGCGGTAAGTGTAGAAATCATTAAGCTTTACGGTTCAATCGAACTTGCACCTTTAATCGGTCTTGCGGATATGATAGTCGACATTGTAGAAACCGGAACAACTATGAAACAAAACGGCTTGGAAGTTGTGCAGGACATTATGACAAGTTCTACTTACCTTATAGCAAACAAGAACAGTTACATCAGTAAAAAAGATGAAGTTTTAGATATTTATGAAAAAATAAATGAAGTTATAAAAGCAGAAAATGACTAA
- a CDS encoding HIT family protein — translation MRDILYAPWRDEYVSKEKIEGCVFCHISRHAEEDETLHVLYRDEYCFIVMNRYPYTPGHFMIIPHLHTDKLEDLPAQIWLHMSKLAQQSVRLLKEGFGAHGVNIGMNLGKSAGAGIAEHIHMHLVPRWERDTNFITAIGNTRVYSTDFEKIYKKIKSLIPNYIDIK, via the coding sequence ATGAGAGATATTTTATATGCCCCGTGGCGGGATGAGTATGTTAGCAAAGAGAAAATTGAAGGTTGTGTTTTTTGTCATATAAGCAGACATGCCGAGGAAGATGAAACTTTACATGTACTATACAGAGATGAATACTGCTTTATCGTTATGAATCGCTATCCTTATACTCCGGGTCATTTTATGATTATTCCTCATTTACATACTGATAAACTTGAAGATTTACCTGCACAAATATGGCTGCACATGTCAAAACTTGCCCAGCAGAGTGTAAGACTTTTAAAAGAAGGTTTTGGTGCTCATGGGGTGAATATCGGGATGAACCTTGGTAAATCTGCAGGTGCAGGAATAGCCGAACATATACATATGCATCTTGTTCCCCGTTGGGAGAGAGACACTAACTTTATTACTGCTATTGGTAATACAAGAGTATACTCAACAGATTTTGAAAAGATTTATAAAAAAATTAAAAGTTTAATCCCAAACTATATAGATATTAAATAA
- a CDS encoding type III pantothenate kinase, which produces MLLCDIGNTSYHFLDGSREYKQDVKTFDPSSIKEKVYFICVNNTLHVRLKSLSNWIDLSEYIDKEKYYKTMGIDRIFAVESVSNGIIIDAGSAVTVDVVKNDEFMGGFIYPGIKAMQKTYENISPALAYSFNFECDLDIMPKNSQDAISYGYLKTLYCEVMSHQLPIILTGGNALEFKKIFPDAKIDTALIFHAMKKIIKENEDRLC; this is translated from the coding sequence ATGCTGTTGTGTGATATAGGCAATACTTCATATCATTTTCTTGATGGAAGTAGAGAATACAAACAGGATGTCAAAACTTTCGATCCTTCATCTATAAAAGAAAAAGTATATTTTATTTGTGTGAATAACACTTTACATGTAAGGTTGAAATCTTTGTCAAACTGGATAGATTTATCTGAGTATATTGATAAAGAGAAATATTATAAAACAATGGGAATTGACAGAATCTTTGCAGTAGAATCAGTTTCAAACGGTATTATCATTGATGCCGGGAGTGCTGTGACTGTTGATGTTGTAAAAAATGACGAATTTATGGGCGGTTTTATTTATCCGGGAATCAAAGCGATGCAAAAAACTTATGAAAATATTTCTCCCGCATTGGCATATTCATTTAACTTTGAGTGTGACTTGGATATAATGCCAAAAAATTCACAAGATGCGATAAGTTACGGATACTTAAAAACGCTTTATTGTGAAGTGATGTCTCATCAACTGCCTATTATTTTGACAGGCGGAAATGCATTGGAATTTAAAAAAATATTTCCTGATGCGAAGATTGATACAGCATTGATTTTTCATGCTATGAAAAAGATTATAAAAGAAAACGAGGATAGACTATGTTAA
- a CDS encoding bifunctional diguanylate cyclase/phosphodiesterase: MNQLSRIIVVALLLITIFFTGSYIYLTHKVDTLKNEKYLDTSGDMRDELQSLIKEKSEAILLVTLGLSANQNIKNVIKKKHYKNIGFNDLSITLQHYSSLQNVWFQLITPEGKSFYRSWTDKKGDNVSSVRQDIKQIILEPKVMSTISIGKYDMTFKAMVPIFDNGKFIGIIETLAKFYSITQKLKNHGNELLIVVDKSYKKQLSEAYSQTFVDDYYIANPFENEKLLHIVQKSTIEKYLKITTYMVDTENSLLLTTLQLPDMNGNPMGYFIIAKDLKKIDLSEIEQAKNGVLEVTLLILLLIIILFYYIYSANYKRLIQEQNEILESSVQEKTEELELQTNVLTFIAYHDHLTGLANKVLLLDRIEEAIKHAKTTEEQFSVFFLDLDKFKEVNDTYGHEIGDELLLQIKSRLKQCIKSDDTLARLGGDEFAILHKNATKISTINLIDNILIRMKKPFHVKNIEIFTSFSIGVALYPQDSAKANQLLRNAETAMYKAKDDGKNTYQFYDKKMTEMALQKIQLDADIRKALKNKEFVAYFQPKIDARNGKVVGFETLIRWMHPQKGMMVPDEFIPFCEETGLVLEIDKYMLIQSIKQIMKWQKEGLEFGKVSVNVSTKKIESSNYIEELTYIIDSLQFDTSVLELEILEGQIMKNPQKSIEILNKLRDLGISISIDDFGTGYSSLSYLKKLPVTKIKIDRSFVIDLPTSKDDVAIVRTIINLAENLKLEIIAEGVEKREQLDFLVNEGCYNIQGYYFSRPLPADECKEFIIAHSKGK; this comes from the coding sequence ATGAATCAACTTTCTAGAATTATTGTTGTAGCGTTATTGCTAATTACAATTTTTTTTACGGGCAGTTATATTTACTTGACACACAAAGTAGATACTTTAAAAAATGAAAAGTATCTTGACACAAGTGGAGATATGAGAGATGAACTTCAGAGTTTAATAAAAGAAAAATCTGAAGCCATCTTACTTGTGACCCTTGGACTTTCTGCAAATCAAAATATAAAAAATGTAATAAAAAAGAAACATTACAAAAATATTGGTTTTAACGACTTAAGTATAACACTTCAGCATTACTCGTCATTACAAAATGTCTGGTTTCAACTCATTACACCTGAAGGGAAAAGTTTTTACAGAAGTTGGACTGATAAAAAAGGTGATAATGTGTCGAGTGTACGACAAGATATCAAACAAATAATACTAGAACCCAAAGTTATGTCTACAATTAGCATCGGTAAATATGATATGACTTTTAAGGCGATGGTGCCTATTTTTGATAATGGAAAATTTATAGGTATTATTGAAACTTTGGCGAAATTTTACTCTATTACTCAAAAGTTGAAAAATCATGGCAATGAGTTGTTGATAGTTGTAGATAAAAGCTATAAAAAACAACTAAGTGAAGCATATTCTCAAACTTTTGTAGATGATTATTATATAGCCAATCCATTTGAAAATGAAAAACTTCTGCATATTGTGCAAAAGAGTACAATTGAAAAATATCTCAAAATTACAACCTATATGGTTGATACAGAAAACTCTCTGCTTTTAACAACACTGCAGCTACCCGATATGAATGGAAACCCGATGGGCTATTTCATCATAGCAAAAGATTTGAAAAAGATTGATCTGTCTGAGATTGAACAAGCAAAAAATGGTGTTTTAGAAGTAACTTTATTGATTTTACTATTGATTATTATCCTTTTTTATTATATTTACAGTGCAAACTATAAGCGTTTGATTCAAGAACAAAATGAGATACTTGAATCAAGTGTACAGGAGAAAACAGAAGAGTTGGAATTACAGACGAATGTTTTGACTTTTATTGCATATCATGACCATTTAACGGGATTGGCAAATAAAGTTTTGTTGTTAGACAGAATAGAAGAAGCTATAAAACATGCAAAAACAACAGAAGAACAGTTTAGTGTATTCTTTTTGGATTTAGATAAATTTAAAGAAGTGAATGATACTTACGGGCATGAGATAGGTGATGAATTATTACTGCAAATAAAGAGCAGATTAAAACAATGTATAAAAAGTGATGATACATTAGCAAGACTTGGTGGCGATGAGTTTGCAATACTTCATAAAAATGCTACAAAAATCAGTACAATAAATTTAATAGACAACATATTGATTCGTATGAAAAAACCATTTCATGTGAAAAATATAGAAATATTTACCAGCTTTAGTATTGGTGTGGCTTTGTACCCTCAAGATTCTGCAAAGGCTAATCAGCTTTTGCGAAATGCAGAGACTGCCATGTATAAAGCAAAAGATGATGGTAAAAATACCTATCAGTTTTATGACAAGAAAATGACAGAGATGGCACTGCAAAAAATTCAACTTGATGCAGATATACGAAAAGCATTGAAAAATAAAGAGTTTGTAGCCTATTTTCAACCTAAAATTGATGCAAGAAATGGAAAAGTTGTCGGCTTCGAAACGCTTATCCGTTGGATGCATCCTCAAAAAGGAATGATGGTTCCAGATGAGTTTATTCCATTTTGTGAGGAAACAGGATTAGTTTTAGAAATCGACAAATATATGTTAATCCAATCCATAAAACAGATAATGAAGTGGCAAAAAGAGGGGCTTGAGTTTGGCAAAGTATCAGTCAATGTCTCTACCAAAAAAATAGAGAGTAGTAATTATATAGAGGAACTTACATATATTATTGACAGTTTGCAATTTGATACTAGTGTTTTAGAGCTGGAAATACTTGAGGGTCAAATTATGAAAAATCCACAAAAATCTATTGAAATTTTAAATAAGTTGCGTGATTTAGGTATTTCTATATCTATTGATGATTTTGGAACAGGATATTCATCATTATCTTATCTGAAAAAATTGCCGGTGACTAAAATAAAAATTGACCGTAGTTTTGTGATAGATTTGCCTACGAGTAAAGATGATGTGGCAATAGTGAGAACAATTATAAATTTGGCTGAAAATTTAAAGCTTGAAATAATTGCAGAAGGAGTGGAAAAGAGAGAGCAACTTGACTTTTTAGTGAATGAAGGCTGTTATAATATCCAAGGATATTATTTTTCAAGACCGCTGCCTGCTGACGAATGTAAAGAGTTTATAATTGCACATTCTAAAGGAAAATAG